One Thermoanaerobacter kivui genomic window, GTTATTGAGGCAGATTGTGAAGGTAAGTATGATGCTGAAAAGATAGATAGTATGGGGATTCCTGTTGTTCAGTTGAATTCAGAAGGGGCATGTCATATTGAGGCGGTTTCGGTTGATAAAGCTATGAGCAATTTCCCAACTTGGGATATTGACTTGCTTTTAATTGAAAATATTGGTAACCTTGTATGTCCTGCTGGATTTGAAATAGGGGAAGATTTGAGAATGGTTATTTTAAGTGTCCCTGAGGGAGACGATAAAGTTGCTAAATACCCTTCTATGTTTTATAGATGTGATGTTATGGTTATAAATAAGATAGACGTGAAAGACTATTTTGATTTCAATATGCAGAGGATTTTAACAGATATTCAAGGCCTTAATCCTAAAGTAGAGGTTTTTCCTGTGTCTTGCAAAACAGAATATGGTATTGACAAGCTTTCAGCGTGGATAAAAAGAAAGGTGCTGGATAAAAAGAAATCAAATTGAAATGGATTTTGAAAATTTACTTTGAATATTCAAAATTGGTTTGTCACCTGGATTGTTAAATTTTAAGCAATCAAAAAATAAGTATGATAGTTTTCAGGAGAAATAAAAAAAGGGGGATTATTTT contains:
- the hypB gene encoding hydrogenase nickel incorporation protein HypB; the encoded protein is MGIKVLRNIFESNIKRSDELKKIFKEKGIYVINVMGSPGAGKTSVIVEIIKSLKDDLRIGVIEADCEGKYDAEKIDSMGIPVVQLNSEGACHIEAVSVDKAMSNFPTWDIDLLLIENIGNLVCPAGFEIGEDLRMVILSVPEGDDKVAKYPSMFYRCDVMVINKIDVKDYFDFNMQRILTDIQGLNPKVEVFPVSCKTEYGIDKLSAWIKRKVLDKKKSN